From a region of the Tenggerimyces flavus genome:
- a CDS encoding Gfo/Idh/MocA family protein produces MTRHRVAIVGAGIGTSHLIGYIQNPSLYEVATICDLNRARAESLVAMVPTARSTDSFDRVLDDPTIDVISVATPPYTHKDLTLRALEAGKHVVVEKPVAASPADVDLLAAAALKADRLLVPVFQYRYGRGPRQLRRLIAEGLAGPPIAASLIVHWDRDAAYYSVPWRGKLATELGGVVIGHVIHAHDLLTYLTEPVARVRAEVATLVHPLEVEDTAAITMRLSNGALATSAVTIGAAGNYSLYRFVYAGLTAESGSSAYAPGEDVWTFTARDPGLQEEVDELVRAESTPRRNGFAGMFEDLGAALSGDAPPPVTIAEAHEALSLVAAIYHSAESGTTVDLPLAPDHGAYSRTP; encoded by the coding sequence GTGACGCGACACCGGGTCGCCATCGTCGGCGCGGGCATCGGCACCTCGCACCTGATCGGCTACATCCAGAACCCGAGCCTGTACGAGGTCGCGACGATCTGCGACCTGAACCGAGCGCGCGCCGAATCGCTGGTGGCGATGGTCCCGACGGCGCGTTCGACCGACTCGTTCGACCGCGTGCTCGACGATCCGACGATCGACGTGATCTCGGTGGCGACGCCGCCGTACACGCACAAGGACCTCACGCTGCGCGCGCTCGAGGCCGGCAAGCACGTGGTGGTGGAGAAGCCGGTCGCGGCCTCTCCAGCCGACGTGGACCTGTTGGCCGCCGCCGCGTTGAAGGCTGACCGGCTGCTGGTCCCGGTGTTCCAGTACCGGTACGGACGCGGGCCGCGGCAGCTGCGTCGGCTGATCGCCGAGGGGCTGGCTGGCCCGCCGATCGCGGCCTCGCTGATCGTGCACTGGGACCGCGACGCCGCGTACTACTCCGTTCCCTGGCGGGGGAAACTCGCGACCGAGCTGGGCGGCGTGGTGATCGGGCACGTGATCCACGCGCACGATCTGCTGACGTACTTGACCGAACCGGTCGCGCGCGTGCGTGCCGAGGTCGCCACGTTGGTACATCCGCTGGAGGTCGAGGACACGGCGGCGATCACGATGCGGCTGTCGAACGGTGCGCTCGCGACGTCCGCGGTGACGATCGGGGCGGCGGGCAACTACAGCCTCTACCGGTTCGTGTACGCGGGGCTGACCGCGGAGAGCGGGTCCTCGGCGTACGCGCCGGGGGAGGACGTGTGGACGTTCACCGCTCGGGATCCGGGGCTGCAAGAGGAGGTTGACGAGCTCGTTCGGGCCGAGTCGACACCTCGGCGGAACGGGTTCGCGGGGATGTTCGAGGACCTGGGCGCCGCGCTGTCCGGCGACGCGCCGCCGCCGGTGACGATCGCCGAGGCACACGAGGCGCTGTCGTTGGTGGCCGCGATCTACCATTCGGCGGAGAGCGGGACCACGGTCGACCTGCCGTTGGCGCCCGACCACGGGGCCTACTCGCGTACGCCCTGA
- a CDS encoding Gfo/Idh/MocA family protein, producing the protein MTTSEEPLKFAAIGLDHGHIMGLILGLQGAGADCAGYWSENDTPYTAMVAQQAPHIPRVNERAALLEDPTISLIVTAAVPVERAGIAVEAMRAGKDVVADKPGAIRLDQLAELRTAAAETGRFWSVAFSERTSSKATYHAKQLIDEGAIGRVVQTMGTGPHQLRPKTRPSWTFDADLAGGALADIASHQADQFLFLTDSTSAEVVSSTVGNFGNPDYPKFEDFGEMVLRSPQAQGYIRVDWYTPEGLGVWGDGRLLVLGTEGYIEIRKYIDLLGRPGGDHLFLVDQKGTHYLESFDVQLPYFPSIVRDVAERTTTAIPQEHVFTATEVALNAQASATRVGGLK; encoded by the coding sequence GTGACTACCTCAGAAGAGCCACTGAAGTTCGCTGCAATCGGCCTCGATCACGGCCACATCATGGGCCTGATCCTGGGCCTCCAGGGGGCCGGCGCGGACTGCGCCGGCTACTGGAGCGAGAACGACACGCCGTACACCGCGATGGTCGCGCAGCAGGCGCCACACATCCCGCGCGTGAACGAACGTGCAGCTCTGCTTGAGGATCCGACGATCTCGCTGATCGTCACCGCCGCCGTGCCCGTCGAGCGGGCCGGGATCGCCGTCGAGGCGATGCGCGCGGGCAAGGACGTGGTCGCCGACAAGCCGGGCGCGATCCGGCTCGACCAGCTGGCAGAGCTGCGTACGGCGGCGGCCGAGACCGGGCGGTTCTGGTCGGTCGCGTTCTCCGAGCGGACCAGCTCGAAGGCGACGTACCACGCGAAGCAGCTGATCGACGAGGGCGCGATCGGGCGGGTCGTCCAGACGATGGGCACCGGCCCGCACCAGCTGCGGCCGAAGACCCGGCCCTCCTGGACGTTCGACGCCGACCTGGCCGGCGGTGCGCTGGCCGACATCGCGTCGCACCAGGCAGACCAGTTCCTGTTCCTCACCGACTCGACGTCGGCTGAGGTGGTCTCCTCGACCGTCGGCAACTTCGGCAACCCCGACTACCCGAAGTTCGAGGACTTCGGCGAGATGGTGCTGCGCAGCCCGCAGGCGCAGGGGTACATCCGGGTCGACTGGTACACCCCGGAGGGCCTCGGCGTCTGGGGCGACGGCCGGCTCCTGGTGCTGGGCACCGAGGGCTACATCGAGATCCGCAAGTACATCGACCTGCTCGGCCGCCCGGGCGGCGACCACCTGTTCCTGGTGGACCAGAAGGGCACGCACTACCTGGAGAGCTTCGACGTGCAGCTGCCGTACTTCCCGTCGATCGTGCGGGACGTGGCCGAGCGGACGACGACCGCGATTCCGCAGGAGCACGTGTTCACCGCGACCGAGGTCGCCCTGAACGCGCAGGCCTCCGCCACGCGAGTCGGAGGGCTGAAGTGA
- a CDS encoding ABA4-like family protein: MTERLFDLTFYLAVPFWALMIFVPFWSWTRRIIGSPYIVVPPLVVWLVQLLPEFGSWAAEMVSPDLDGVRAAVSTAVGTSAVWAHLIAFDLFIGRWMFFDSRTRGIHPLVMAPVLVLTILLSPLGLGVYLLLRLVPGIGRRTPAVDQQAVSVH, encoded by the coding sequence ATGACCGAGAGGTTGTTCGACCTCACGTTCTATCTCGCGGTGCCGTTCTGGGCGCTGATGATCTTCGTGCCGTTCTGGTCCTGGACGCGGCGGATCATCGGCTCGCCGTACATCGTCGTGCCGCCGCTGGTCGTCTGGCTCGTGCAGCTGCTGCCGGAGTTCGGGTCGTGGGCGGCCGAGATGGTGTCGCCCGACCTGGACGGCGTCCGTGCCGCGGTCTCGACAGCGGTCGGTACGTCGGCGGTCTGGGCGCACCTGATCGCGTTCGACCTGTTCATCGGGCGGTGGATGTTCTTCGACAGCCGTACGCGCGGCATCCATCCGCTAGTGATGGCGCCGGTGCTGGTGTTGACGATCTTGCTGTCACCGCTCGGGCTGGGGGTGTATCTGCTGCTCCGGCTGGTGCCCGGAATCGGTCGCCGTACGCCGGCTGTGGACCAGCAAGCGGTTTCCGTCCACTGA